From the genome of Duffyella gerundensis, one region includes:
- a CDS encoding methyl-accepting chemotaxis protein, with amino-acid sequence MKNILDNMKLPAKFLLLGVFALILFIFPTWLFIQTGNQQIDAKNRELSGIPVEKEMLTLLNMLQRHRAESALAISKNTPDTASRSELVAQINQLSTAIIADLSRTDKQAQPLQQFDKVSNEWNQLQQDISAGKLTLANSLNRHARLIQSLLSANQDVLDFYGLSLDADLNTYQLIISIYSRLPDLTETLGQIRAAGTSLIAAGNTSDADYARMEFQVDNGQKALQDFSSSLQKSFAIDDALHSRFANASDGANDGAVKALQLAESIFITKNASVTPTEYVRVFTDAINRYTSMGSDISDTLVQMLDAQVEKSRHEQYTLLACLLAVALLVIFVAVMITRSVTRPVQSAVMIASKVAAGDLTSQITFAGNNEMADLLRALHLMQQRLAQLVSDIKNNAVTIASSSEEIAKGNGDLSSRTEEQASSLAETAASMEQLASIISQNADNTRYASGMAVSATDAALLSGEAMGSVMASMEKIHSSSGEIREITSVIDSIAFQTNILALNAAVEAARAGELGKGFAVVASEVRALAQRSAAAAKEIKGLIEQSVDHARQGISMAQNAGEKVKQSVAAIEQTSQLIKEISSSSDEQSGGISQINIAVNQMDQVTQQNAALVEQSAASADELAERAVSLRDMVAVFRTA; translated from the coding sequence ATGAAAAACATTTTGGATAACATGAAGCTGCCTGCAAAATTTCTGCTGCTGGGGGTTTTCGCCCTGATACTGTTTATTTTTCCGACCTGGTTATTTATTCAAACCGGCAATCAGCAGATTGATGCTAAGAACAGAGAGTTGAGCGGTATTCCGGTAGAGAAAGAGATGCTGACGCTGCTTAACATGTTGCAGCGTCATCGCGCCGAAAGTGCGCTGGCCATTTCAAAAAATACGCCGGATACCGCCTCACGTAGCGAACTGGTGGCGCAGATTAATCAGCTCTCAACGGCGATTATTGCCGATCTCAGCCGCACGGATAAACAGGCGCAGCCGTTACAGCAGTTTGATAAGGTCAGTAATGAATGGAATCAGCTGCAGCAGGATATTTCTGCTGGCAAGCTGACGCTGGCCAACAGCCTGAACCGCCACGCCAGGTTGATTCAAAGCCTGCTGAGCGCTAATCAGGATGTGCTCGATTTTTATGGCCTGTCGCTGGATGCCGATCTGAATACTTATCAGCTGATCATCAGCATCTATTCACGCCTGCCTGATTTAACGGAAACCCTGGGGCAGATTCGCGCCGCCGGAACCTCGCTGATTGCTGCCGGTAATACCAGCGATGCCGATTATGCGCGCATGGAATTTCAGGTGGATAACGGCCAGAAGGCACTGCAAGATTTCAGCAGCAGCCTGCAAAAATCCTTTGCCATTGATGACGCGCTGCACAGCCGCTTTGCCAACGCGTCCGACGGTGCTAACGACGGCGCGGTGAAGGCGCTGCAGCTGGCAGAAAGTATCTTTATCACCAAAAACGCCAGCGTTACCCCAACGGAATATGTCCGTGTATTCACCGACGCCATCAACCGCTATACCAGCATGGGCAGCGACATCAGCGATACGCTGGTGCAGATGCTTGATGCTCAGGTAGAGAAAAGCCGTCATGAGCAATACACGCTGCTGGCCTGCTTGCTGGCGGTGGCGCTGTTGGTGATTTTCGTTGCCGTTATGATTACGCGCTCCGTGACGCGTCCGGTGCAGTCAGCGGTAATGATCGCCAGCAAGGTGGCTGCGGGCGATCTCACTTCACAGATTACCTTTGCCGGTAATAACGAAATGGCCGATCTGCTGCGCGCCCTGCATCTGATGCAGCAGCGTCTGGCACAGCTGGTGTCGGATATCAAAAACAATGCCGTGACCATTGCCAGCTCCTCAGAAGAGATTGCCAAAGGCAATGGCGATCTTTCGTCGCGTACGGAAGAGCAGGCGTCATCGCTGGCTGAAACCGCGGCCAGCATGGAGCAGCTGGCATCCATTATCAGCCAGAACGCTGACAATACCCGTTACGCATCGGGCATGGCGGTTTCCGCTACCGATGCCGCGCTGCTCAGTGGTGAAGCGATGGGCTCGGTGATGGCCTCCATGGAAAAAATCCACAGCAGCTCTGGTGAAATCAGAGAGATCACCTCGGTGATCGACAGCATCGCCTTCCAGACCAATATTCTGGCGCTGAACGCCGCGGTAGAAGCGGCCAGAGCCGGTGAGCTGGGTAAAGGCTTTGCGGTGGTGGCCTCAGAGGTGCGTGCGCTGGCGCAGCGCTCGGCGGCAGCGGCTAAAGAGATCAAAGGCCTGATTGAGCAGTCGGTTGATCATGCGCGGCAGGGCATTTCCATGGCGCAAAATGCCGGTGAGAAAGTGAAGCAGAGCGTGGCGGCGATTGAGCAGACATCGCAGCTGATTAAAGAGATTTCGTCATCATCTGACGAGCAGAGTGGCGGCATTTCGCAGATCAATATTGCCGTGAACCAGATGGATCAGGTGACGCAGCAGAATGCGGCGCTGGTAGAGCAATCCGCCGCCTCGGCAGATGAGCTGGCCGAACGCGCGGTTAGCCTGCGTGACATGGTGGCCGTGTTCCGCACCGCCTGA
- a CDS encoding Cof-type HAD-IIB family hydrolase, protein MSQVKLVAVDMDGTFLDDAKKYNKPRFLQQYAELKRRGIRFVVASGNQYHQLISFFPEIVNDIAFVAENGGYIVNQGEDVLVGEFSRDDIAAVIDTLRKGGYPDLQFVINGKKSAYILPGASEAFLQKMQHYCHRLQPINSLDDIDDKIFKFALNLSDDYVPQLMNDINRLHAGAAAATSSGHGSVDLIIPGLHKANGLALLQQRWGINNDEVLAFGDGGNDLEMLQQSGFSFAMANAPQAVKQAARYQAGSNNQQGVLEVIQQMLDGEPPFTAVYRQ, encoded by the coding sequence ATGTCGCAGGTAAAACTGGTTGCGGTGGATATGGATGGCACCTTTCTGGACGACGCCAAAAAATACAACAAGCCGCGATTTTTGCAGCAATATGCCGAACTGAAACGGCGCGGCATCCGCTTTGTGGTCGCCAGCGGCAACCAATATCACCAGTTGATCTCGTTCTTTCCGGAGATAGTTAACGACATTGCCTTTGTGGCGGAAAACGGCGGTTATATCGTCAATCAGGGCGAAGATGTGCTGGTGGGCGAATTCTCGCGTGATGATATTGCCGCGGTGATCGATACCTTGCGTAAAGGCGGTTATCCCGATCTGCAGTTTGTGATTAACGGCAAAAAGAGCGCCTATATTCTGCCCGGGGCCAGCGAGGCGTTTTTACAGAAAATGCAGCACTATTGTCATCGCTTACAGCCGATCAACAGCCTTGATGATATTGACGATAAAATCTTCAAATTCGCCCTTAACCTCTCCGACGATTATGTTCCCCAGTTAATGAATGATATTAATCGACTGCATGCGGGCGCCGCAGCGGCAACCAGCAGCGGGCACGGTTCGGTGGATCTGATTATTCCCGGCCTGCACAAAGCCAACGGTCTGGCGCTGTTGCAGCAGCGTTGGGGAATCAACAATGACGAGGTGCTGGCGTTTGGCGATGGCGGAAACGATCTGGAAATGTTGCAGCAGTCAGGCTTCAGCTTTGCCATGGCCAATGCGCCGCAGGCGGTAAAACAGGCGGCCCGTTATCAGGCGGGCAGCAATAATCAGCAGGGCGTGCTGGAAGTGATTCAACAGATGCTGGACGGTGAACCGCCGTTTACCGCCGTTTACCGCCAATAG
- a CDS encoding iron-containing alcohol dehydrogenase, with protein sequence MYSGQHTLFGRGSLQKLLPMLAETPQPTLLFCGRSFLNSEAYAAIKAELNEQIIGYEIVGHEASPADVDAWVQRWRGHVDRVVAIGGGSVLDAAKAFAAMSQQPENTLRYLEKVGDLAVIAATLPLIAIPTTAGTGSEVTQNAVITDQGERPVKASLRHPVFVPAVAILDADLLRGTPATILAHCGIDAFTHLFEAYLSGKGNHFTRQLALTGLQNFMRGWPDLLRDDAQGDEAREAMMLTSWLGGVSLSTAGLGVIHGLAGEIGAIKPWHHGEVCGRLLLPFLNLLDSAPNAQQQQWLTEMQRVLFPGTAGSPAAQLSEWLQRTAITPFWQQPPALTPAEIDWVLTRANNKNGVVDYDKTQQRMLLSGAFHCG encoded by the coding sequence ATGTACAGCGGGCAGCACACCCTTTTTGGCCGCGGCAGCCTGCAGAAGCTGCTGCCGATGCTGGCGGAGACGCCGCAGCCCACGCTGCTTTTTTGCGGACGCTCGTTCCTTAACAGCGAAGCGTATGCGGCGATCAAAGCTGAGCTTAACGAGCAGATCATCGGTTACGAAATTGTCGGCCATGAAGCGAGCCCGGCCGACGTCGATGCCTGGGTGCAGCGCTGGCGTGGCCATGTCGATCGCGTGGTGGCGATCGGCGGCGGCAGCGTGCTTGATGCGGCGAAAGCCTTTGCGGCAATGAGTCAGCAACCTGAGAATACCCTGCGCTACCTGGAAAAAGTCGGTGATTTAGCCGTTATTGCCGCCACCTTGCCGCTGATCGCCATTCCCACCACCGCCGGTACCGGCAGCGAAGTCACGCAGAATGCGGTGATTACCGATCAGGGCGAACGACCGGTAAAAGCGTCGCTGCGCCATCCGGTATTCGTCCCGGCAGTGGCTATTCTGGATGCCGATCTGCTGCGCGGCACGCCCGCGACGATTCTGGCGCACTGCGGCATTGATGCCTTTACTCACCTGTTTGAAGCCTACCTTTCAGGCAAGGGGAATCATTTCACCCGCCAGCTGGCGCTCACCGGATTGCAAAATTTTATGCGCGGCTGGCCGGATCTGCTGCGTGATGATGCCCAGGGCGATGAGGCGCGTGAAGCGATGATGCTCACCTCATGGCTGGGCGGCGTCAGTTTGAGCACGGCGGGATTAGGTGTGATTCACGGGCTGGCGGGAGAAATTGGCGCCATCAAACCCTGGCATCACGGTGAAGTCTGCGGGCGACTGCTGTTGCCGTTTCTCAATTTGCTGGACAGCGCGCCCAATGCGCAACAGCAGCAGTGGCTAACGGAGATGCAGCGGGTGCTGTTTCCCGGCACTGCGGGTTCTCCGGCCGCACAGCTAAGTGAATGGTTACAGCGCACGGCGATAACACCGTTCTGGCAGCAGCCGCCAGCGCTGACGCCGGCAGAGATCGATTGGGTGCTGACCCGTGCCAACAATAAAAACGGCGTGGTGGATTATGATAAAACGCAGCAGCGGATGCTGCTCAGCGGCGCATTTCACTGCGGCTGA
- the gntT gene encoding gluconate transporter: protein MPLVIVAIGVLLLLLLMIRFKLNGFIALILVALAVGVMQGMPVNKVITSIKMGVGGTLGSLALIMGFGAMLGKLLADCGGAQRIATTLIAKFGEKHIQWALVLTGFTVGFALFYEVGFVLLLPLVFSIAASARVPLLYVGVPMAAALSVTHGFLPPHPGPTAIATLFNADMGKTLLYGTLLGIPTVILAGPVYARFLKSIDKPIPEGLYNPKTFTEAEMPGFGVSVWTSLVPVILMALRAVAEMVLPKGHVLLPYAEFFGDPIMATLIAVLIAIFTFGLNRGRSMDEVMGTITDSIKIIAMMLLIIGGGGAFKQVLVDSGVDKYIAGLMHETNVSPIFMAWSIAAVLRIALGSATVAAITAGGIVAPLIATSGASPELMVIAVGSGSVIFSHVNDPGFWLFKEYFNLTIGETLRSWSALETIIAVCGLIGCLLLSTVI, encoded by the coding sequence ATGCCATTAGTTATCGTGGCGATCGGCGTGCTGCTGTTGCTGCTGCTGATGATACGCTTCAAGCTGAACGGCTTTATCGCCCTTATTCTGGTCGCGCTGGCGGTTGGGGTCATGCAGGGCATGCCGGTGAACAAGGTGATCACCTCCATCAAGATGGGCGTGGGTGGCACGCTCGGCAGTCTGGCATTAATCATGGGTTTTGGTGCCATGCTGGGCAAACTACTGGCCGACTGCGGCGGCGCACAACGCATCGCCACCACGCTGATTGCGAAGTTTGGCGAAAAGCACATTCAGTGGGCGCTGGTGCTGACCGGTTTCACCGTGGGCTTTGCGCTGTTTTATGAAGTGGGCTTTGTGCTGCTGCTGCCGCTGGTGTTCAGCATTGCCGCGTCGGCGCGCGTGCCGCTGCTCTACGTTGGCGTACCGATGGCTGCTGCGCTGTCGGTGACTCACGGCTTTCTGCCGCCGCATCCGGGTCCCACGGCGATTGCCACACTGTTTAACGCTGACATGGGCAAAACGCTGCTTTACGGCACGCTGCTCGGCATTCCCACGGTGATTCTGGCCGGCCCGGTTTACGCCCGCTTTCTGAAAAGCATCGACAAGCCGATCCCGGAAGGGCTCTACAATCCCAAAACCTTTACCGAAGCGGAGATGCCGGGCTTTGGTGTCAGCGTCTGGACCTCGCTGGTACCGGTGATTTTGATGGCGCTGCGCGCGGTGGCGGAGATGGTGCTGCCAAAAGGCCATGTGTTGCTGCCCTACGCCGAGTTCTTTGGCGATCCGATTATGGCCACGCTGATTGCGGTGCTGATCGCGATTTTCACCTTTGGTCTGAATCGCGGCCGCAGCATGGATGAGGTCATGGGCACTATTACCGACTCTATTAAAATTATCGCCATGATGCTGTTGATTATTGGTGGTGGCGGCGCGTTTAAGCAGGTGCTGGTGGACAGCGGCGTGGATAAGTACATTGCCGGGCTGATGCATGAAACTAACGTGTCACCGATTTTTATGGCCTGGTCGATCGCCGCCGTGCTGCGTATCGCGCTTGGCTCAGCGACCGTGGCGGCGATTACCGCCGGTGGCATCGTCGCCCCGCTGATTGCCACCTCTGGTGCAAGCCCGGAGCTGATGGTGATTGCTGTGGGTTCCGGCAGCGTGATTTTCTCACACGTTAACGATCCCGGCTTCTGGCTGTTTAAGGAGTATTTCAACCTGACCATTGGCGAAACGCTGCGCTCCTGGTCGGCGCTGGAAACCATTATCGCCGTATGCGGCCTGATCGGCTGTCTGCTGCTTTCAACGGTGATATAA
- the lldR gene encoding transcriptional regulator LldR, with amino-acid sequence MKNTPARLVDDIVTQLRALIAQRDLQPGMRLPAERQLAAELGVSRSSLREAIQKLVGNGLLVSRRGGGTWLQQQLAPWSEQQIVTPIRSLLAADPDYRYDILEARHAIEASTAWHAALRATEADKERLQYCFDATLAFLEHDDPELAAQADVRFHLAIAEASHNLVLLQTMRGFFELMQSSVIHSRRQMVIQPTLFAQLTDQHRALLQAILAGDAEGARQAAMTHLAFVHSTLKIQSENSARQARITRLPGNQTHQQEPES; translated from the coding sequence ATGAAAAATACCCCGGCGCGGCTGGTTGATGACATCGTCACGCAGCTGCGCGCGCTTATTGCACAACGTGACCTGCAGCCAGGCATGCGTTTGCCTGCGGAACGGCAGCTGGCGGCCGAGCTGGGCGTATCGCGATCGTCGCTGCGTGAGGCGATTCAAAAGCTGGTGGGCAACGGCCTGCTGGTCAGTCGGCGCGGCGGCGGCACCTGGCTGCAACAGCAGCTTGCCCCCTGGTCAGAACAGCAGATTGTTACGCCAATCCGTTCGCTGCTGGCGGCCGATCCCGATTACCGCTATGACATTCTGGAAGCGCGCCACGCCATCGAAGCCAGCACCGCCTGGCATGCCGCGCTGCGCGCCACCGAGGCGGATAAAGAGCGACTGCAATATTGCTTTGACGCCACGCTTGCCTTTCTGGAACACGACGATCCCGAACTGGCGGCGCAGGCCGACGTCCGTTTTCATCTCGCCATTGCGGAAGCGTCCCATAACCTGGTGCTGTTACAAACCATGCGCGGCTTTTTTGAGTTGATGCAGTCCAGCGTTATTCACAGCCGCAGGCAGATGGTGATTCAGCCGACGCTATTCGCCCAGCTTACCGATCAGCATCGGGCATTGTTGCAGGCGATTCTGGCGGGCGATGCCGAAGGTGCGCGCCAGGCAGCGATGACTCATCTGGCGTTTGTCCACAGCACGCTGAAAATCCAGAGTGAAAACAGCGCCCGCCAGGCGCGTATTACCCGCTTGCCCGGCAATCAAACTCATCAACAGGAACCTGAATCATGA
- the lldD gene encoding FMN-dependent L-lactate dehydrogenase LldD has product MIISAASDYRAAAQRILPPFLFHYIDGGAYAEQTLRRNVEDLANIALRQRVLKNMSALSLETRLFNETLAMPVALAPVGLCGMYARRGEVQAARAADSKGIPFTLSTVSVCPIEEVAPAINRPMWFQLYVLRDRGFMRNALERAKAAGCSTLVFTVDMPTPGARYRDAHSGMSGSNAALRRYIQSATHPQWAWDVGINGRPHDLGNISAYLGKPTGLADYIGWLANNFDPSISWQDLEWIRDFWDGPMVIKGILDADDARDAVRFGADGIVVSNHGGRQLDGVLSSARALPAIADAVKGDIAILADSGIRNGLDVVRMVALGADCVLLGRAWLYALATHGEKGVANLLTLIEKEMRVAMTLTGAKSIAEINSDLLVRELRRGIEEAADSVW; this is encoded by the coding sequence ATGATTATTTCCGCCGCCAGCGACTACCGTGCCGCTGCCCAGCGTATTCTGCCACCTTTCTTATTTCACTATATTGATGGCGGCGCCTATGCCGAACAGACGCTGCGTCGTAACGTCGAGGATCTGGCTAACATCGCGCTGCGTCAGCGAGTGCTGAAAAACATGTCGGCGCTGAGCCTGGAAACACGTCTGTTCAACGAAACGCTGGCGATGCCGGTTGCGCTGGCACCGGTAGGACTCTGCGGCATGTATGCGCGCCGCGGCGAAGTGCAGGCGGCCCGTGCCGCAGACAGCAAAGGCATTCCGTTTACGCTTTCTACCGTTTCCGTTTGTCCGATTGAAGAGGTGGCACCGGCGATTAACCGCCCGATGTGGTTTCAGCTCTATGTGCTGCGCGATCGCGGCTTTATGCGCAATGCGCTGGAGCGGGCGAAAGCCGCCGGCTGCTCAACGCTGGTGTTTACCGTGGATATGCCCACGCCCGGCGCACGTTATCGCGATGCGCATTCCGGCATGAGCGGCAGCAATGCGGCGCTGCGCCGTTACATTCAGTCAGCGACCCATCCACAATGGGCGTGGGATGTCGGCATCAACGGGCGGCCGCACGATTTGGGCAATATCTCAGCCTATCTCGGCAAGCCTACCGGCCTGGCGGATTACATTGGCTGGCTGGCTAATAACTTCGATCCCTCTATCTCCTGGCAGGATCTGGAGTGGATCCGTGATTTTTGGGATGGCCCGATGGTGATCAAGGGGATCCTTGACGCCGACGATGCGCGTGACGCGGTGCGTTTCGGTGCCGATGGCATCGTGGTCTCGAATCATGGTGGTCGCCAGCTCGATGGCGTGCTGTCGTCGGCGCGCGCACTACCGGCCATCGCCGACGCGGTAAAAGGGGATATCGCTATTCTTGCTGACAGCGGTATCCGCAATGGCCTTGACGTGGTGCGCATGGTGGCGCTCGGTGCTGACTGCGTGCTGCTTGGCCGGGCGTGGCTTTATGCGCTGGCGACGCACGGTGAAAAGGGCGTCGCCAACCTGTTGACGCTAATCGAAAAAGAGATGCGTGTGGCGATGACGCTGACCGGCGCGAAGTCGATAGCCGAAATTAACAGCGATTTACTGGTGCGTGAACTCAGGCGAGGGATTGAAGAGGCGGCAGACAGTGTGTGGTGA
- the cspE gene encoding transcription antiterminator/RNA stability regulator CspE produces MSKIKGSVKWFNESKGFGFITPEDGSKDVFVHFSAIQSNGFKTLAEGQTVEFEITDGPKGPSATNVISA; encoded by the coding sequence ATGTCCAAGATTAAAGGTAGCGTTAAGTGGTTTAATGAATCTAAAGGATTCGGTTTCATTACTCCTGAAGATGGCAGCAAAGATGTATTCGTACACTTCTCTGCTATCCAGAGCAACGGTTTCAAAACACTGGCAGAAGGCCAGACTGTTGAATTTGAAATCACTGATGGCCCGAAAGGTCCTTCTGCCACTAACGTTATCAGCGCATAA
- a CDS encoding GNAT family N-acetyltransferase — protein MNIRPAQVNDSFALSALLSELGYGSTDDVMTRRLSQLIADEKETLLVAEEGSTVLGFISLHFIPQLALAGDFARISYFCIAEGERSKGLGQQLLAHAEQIAVRHGCDRMEVHCNAHRHKANQFYLREDYEESPRYHIKPLNVGQ, from the coding sequence ATGAATATTCGTCCGGCACAGGTTAATGACAGTTTTGCACTCAGCGCGTTGCTCAGCGAGTTGGGCTACGGCAGCACCGATGACGTTATGACCCGGCGACTGAGTCAACTGATCGCCGACGAAAAAGAGACGCTGCTGGTGGCGGAAGAGGGCAGTACGGTGCTGGGATTTATCTCGCTGCATTTTATTCCGCAGCTGGCGCTGGCCGGGGACTTCGCGCGCATTAGCTATTTCTGTATAGCGGAAGGTGAGCGCAGCAAAGGGCTTGGACAGCAGCTTCTGGCCCACGCCGAACAGATCGCCGTCCGGCACGGTTGCGATCGCATGGAAGTGCACTGCAACGCGCATCGACACAAAGCGAATCAGTTTTATCTGCGTGAAGACTATGAAGAGTCACCGCGCTACCACATCAAACCGCTGAATGTCGGACAGTGA
- a CDS encoding deaminated glutathione amidase: MKIAMGQFAVSRDPQDNAATCISLMQQQALAGGAALLVLPEAVLARDNADPDHVINAAQPLNGPFMTALRAASKDNALTTVFTLHVPTADRKALNVLVALRGGEVIATYDKLHLYDAFNVQESRRVMPGTQIPPLIEVAGMKVGLMTCYDVRFPELARRLVLDGAEVLVLPAAWVRGPLKERHWEVLCSARALENTAFMVAVGECGPRNIGNSLAIDPLGVIVARGTEAPGLIFAELAASRLAEARSALPVLENRRFAKPELEAKK, translated from the coding sequence ATGAAAATTGCTATGGGACAGTTTGCCGTCAGCCGCGATCCGCAAGACAACGCGGCAACCTGCATTAGCCTGATGCAGCAGCAGGCGCTGGCAGGCGGTGCTGCGCTGCTGGTCCTGCCGGAAGCGGTGCTGGCGCGTGATAACGCCGATCCTGACCACGTCATCAACGCCGCGCAACCGCTGAATGGCCCCTTTATGACTGCGCTGCGAGCGGCCAGCAAAGACAACGCCTTAACCACCGTTTTTACCCTGCATGTGCCCACGGCCGATCGCAAAGCGCTTAATGTACTGGTCGCTCTGCGCGGCGGTGAAGTGATTGCCACCTACGACAAGTTACACCTTTACGACGCCTTTAACGTACAGGAATCACGACGGGTAATGCCAGGCACGCAGATTCCGCCGTTGATTGAGGTTGCCGGCATGAAGGTGGGATTGATGACCTGCTATGACGTGCGCTTTCCTGAACTGGCACGACGTCTGGTGCTCGACGGCGCTGAAGTGCTGGTTCTGCCCGCCGCATGGGTGCGAGGGCCGCTGAAGGAGCGCCACTGGGAAGTGCTGTGCAGCGCACGGGCGCTGGAGAATACGGCGTTTATGGTTGCGGTGGGGGAATGCGGGCCGCGGAATATCGGCAACAGTCTTGCCATCGATCCGCTGGGCGTGATCGTCGCCAGAGGCACGGAAGCACCGGGGCTTATTTTTGCTGAGCTTGCTGCGTCTCGCCTTGCTGAGGCCCGCAGCGCGCTGCCGGTGCTGGAAAATCGGCGCTTTGCTAAACCTGAGCTGGAGGCTAAGAAATAG
- the tatE gene encoding twin-arginine translocase subunit TatE has translation MEGISIAKLLIIGALIVLLFGTNKLRSLGGDLGSAIKGFKKAMSDDSTTAKSTPAEDAAAAERVTHKES, from the coding sequence ATGGAAGGTATCAGCATTGCCAAGTTGCTTATCATCGGTGCGCTTATCGTACTGCTGTTTGGCACCAATAAACTGCGCTCGCTGGGCGGCGATTTAGGCTCCGCCATTAAAGGCTTTAAAAAAGCGATGAGCGATGATAGTACCACCGCGAAAAGCACGCCAGCAGAAGACGCCGCCGCCGCTGAGCGCGTAACGCATAAAGAATCCTGA
- a CDS encoding Ig-like domain-containing protein → MQTRATLLPEAMPAHLNTSRLNVGSGVTSAEHIEQMREKLLLENTSHLHANHATCGLALIATAVSMQYLYQHQPAFIAEWLAQEAVQNGNVEDHIMSFSQNTGYQQQPVFADGFSLPSPSLNAQEGSYRSMTAHTADLSLAVADEPAMINAAGNNDVSTDMLPITATAEPAEEANNVETASETHSADSIDVVLDAGNHPLLQGIAPANSQIEIYINDQLAGISESNAAGIWTWRHDEGLENGTYQLDTSIIDPQGRTFSLAEPLTFTIDVAEQPSGLWIEELLSPASEIDFSLLLPPEEAAASEEFSLQILPEADDIWTDLLPSGLTITPMSAGSTESDRWHQDLDLLAGSQP, encoded by the coding sequence ATGCAAACACGCGCCACTTTATTGCCAGAGGCAATGCCGGCACACCTGAACACTTCTCGCCTGAACGTTGGCAGCGGCGTTACCTCAGCAGAGCACATTGAGCAGATGCGGGAAAAGCTTCTGCTCGAAAATACATCTCACCTTCACGCCAATCACGCCACCTGTGGCCTGGCCCTGATCGCTACTGCGGTAAGCATGCAGTATCTCTATCAACACCAGCCCGCTTTTATCGCCGAATGGCTGGCGCAGGAAGCAGTGCAGAACGGCAACGTTGAGGATCACATCATGTCGTTCTCGCAGAATACGGGTTATCAGCAACAGCCCGTATTTGCCGATGGCTTTTCATTGCCTTCACCTTCACTTAACGCTCAGGAAGGGAGCTACCGTAGCATGACTGCCCATACAGCCGACTTGTCTTTAGCTGTCGCAGATGAACCCGCGATGATCAACGCCGCTGGCAACAATGATGTCAGCACAGACATGCTGCCCATCACAGCAACAGCCGAACCTGCAGAAGAGGCCAACAATGTCGAAACGGCCTCTGAAACGCATTCAGCAGACAGTATCGACGTGGTACTTGATGCTGGCAATCATCCGTTGCTTCAGGGCATAGCGCCCGCTAACAGCCAGATTGAAATTTATATCAACGATCAACTGGCTGGTATCAGCGAAAGCAATGCGGCGGGCATCTGGACATGGCGACACGATGAAGGGCTGGAGAACGGCACGTATCAACTTGATACTTCGATCATTGATCCCCAAGGACGCACTTTTTCACTGGCAGAGCCGTTAACCTTTACCATTGATGTTGCTGAGCAACCTTCCGGGCTGTGGATTGAAGAACTGTTGAGTCCGGCAAGCGAAATAGATTTTAGCCTGCTGTTACCCCCAGAAGAGGCAGCGGCGTCAGAAGAGTTTAGCCTGCAGATCTTGCCTGAAGCGGACGACATATGGACCGATCTGCTGCCTTCTGGCCTGACCATCACGCCGATGTCTGCAGGCAGCACAGAGAGCGATCGCTGGCATCAGGATCTCGACCTGCTCGCCGGTTCGCAGCCATAA